The region CCGGGGGCGAGTCGAACGCCCGATCTCAAGatttcctttttatttcaaattacaGTCTTGCGCCTTAAACCAACTTGGCTACCGAGAGGAACTTGGATTCTGTTGTAGACGAGATCgactttatactcatctacaagttgCAATTGTACACAACACTGAGCAGCTGCTAGTTGCATCCCTGTGAATATCGGTTCGATGCATAATCTTTATTAGTTAGCCAGCATTACTCAAACTTTGCACTCCTACCCTTGTAAATAAGTTTATAAACAgaccaattaaagtaaaatggaaaagctggcgttgacctttgaaaagtatttaaaggccagcttttccagacttaagacataaatttatagttcttttatatagttatttagtttaagaaaaacaacaattatattcgtaagttcgaaggattaactggtgttaagttaataagattgttaaGTTAAGTTTTTGGTAGTTACTATTTAAGTGTATCGTACTCCTAAGTTGGTTTACAACACATTTCGGAAACTAAGCAGTTGACTACTATTGGATCATAAGATCAGTATTAATTTGTTAATCAAATCTAAATTTTAATCCataatgttttaaaatataaaatataaaagaatatacaataaaataaatcaacaGTAAAGACAATCTTTTATATACTATTGATTtagtaaaatttttcacgAACTTCTGCATTATATTTGATTAGCGTGGGTACACACCTGAAAATTTATATCCTTTTGCAAACACAGATTGAAGCAGAATTCATGAATTCAAAGAAAACTTTGAGGCTTCTGATGTTAGCCGGGATAAAATTGCTTGATACTATCATTTCTAATGAGCGCCTCGCTTATATTAATCGTGCAAGGCGCTTAAATTAAGATAAACGGATAATAAGATAAAACCAATAAATAGCGGCATAGTAACAGTGTATAAGCACGTATTAAGTTAGAGTATAGCTTATATTGTAACACTATACACTACATTTTGTTTACTAACTAGCATTGTGATCCCTATACTTCTGAGCTCGAGTTACATTGCGCCAACTATTTGTgtttttatcaaaaataaattatcatatgattcaaatatattaattaattttatactattaatttaatgggtatattatttttcttttaaatttccaCTCTCTATTCCACTTAATCTgacataaaaaaatatttttgtctTGTAACTATTTTTCTTGAGTCAAAAggttaattttatattttctttaagtTTTCCATTCATCAACTATATAGAAATAGTAACagattatatatttcatgTTAATCTAGCATATGCAATAATATCTCCCAATTACAGATAAATAACCACTTTCTCATGTGGGATTGTTACTTATAATGAGCAATATGTATGATTCTTCCGTCTTacaatttataaaatgattgaaaaaaattcaaactGTTGAAATATAAGCTAAGTTATACTTCTACTTAAGGTATTGTTTTACACTGTTACAATGTCGTTGCTTACTGTTCGTATCTTATTATCCGTGTCACTTATTTTAGCCGCCTTGTGCGACTAATATAAGTAAGATAATAGCATCAAGCTATTTCATTCCTACTAATATCAGAAGCTCCGgagtttttttattaaattcatgAATTTCTCTTCTATTTGTGTTTGTAAAAGGACGCAACTTTATCAAGAGTGTACCTTCGCAAATCAAATAGAATAAAGAACTTcgtaaaaatttttattaactCAAAGGcgtataaaaaaaatcttattaaatatttgccTGAACTTTTGATTTACtttattgtatattattttatattttataatttaaaaccTTACGGATTAAAATTTACACTTTATTGTCAAATGAGTACtgaatctaataatacttcttctaattctatTACTCCGGTTATTTGCCCTAACCTAGCTATGTCCCCTGTTCATAGTATGATTCAACACAAACAAGAAAGATTTTGCACTTTATCTACTACTATAAAGCGTgttagaatatttaataagtGTTTTCGGTATACGGTCTTTATACTGCATGTATGTAATAACCCTTTCAAGATCCCAAAAGCAACACCTTCtctttaacttttttttggaatgGTCGATTAAACGATTTTTGTAATCTTATTTGGAACTTCTGATTGTTTGGAccttttataattaaaaatcgTGCTAATCTGCGTTTAAGCTAGCCTTCTGTGATATGGTTgtgtaaatatttaaaaacttGTTTGGAGCTAATTAGTCTTTTATTTGTGCTTTTAGGGGCTACTTCAGTAATATGTACCTACTGTTTCGATCCATTACTTCTTTCAAACTCAGATAAAATTTCCGTGTCTATCTGTTGATCTTTAGGTTCAGTGAGTCTTCAAAAGATTGTATAGTAAAATTCCACTAGAGATATCCATTATTCAACAGAATTGAGGGAATTGATATATCAATGAATAAGTCTGCCTGAATTATATTGTTTCTATAATTTGTGGCTGTATACTTCACTATGGTGAGTATTGTACTGGATAGTGTAATggtatttattaatttttcatctgATATCAAAAACGCTGAAGATgcaaaaaacaaaaatatataaaatagtaGTTGAATAAGTATTGGCCAtttgtataaatatttttaacatAGTATTCActatgatatttttaataacttgttatgatttttaaaatgCTTAAAAGCaggttttttattttttaacttgTAATGAGCAGccttaataatttaatttgaaaaattatgtACTATTTCTTCAGAATTCTGAAGTACAGTTTTCCCAAATAAATACTTAATTACTATATCAGATATCCATGTAAAAACTATTCTAGAGCTTAGATCtgttgaaattttttaataattcgGTAGCTAAaggaaatatttattcCCCTAATTATGATCATCTTAGGAAAAAGATTTAGGCTTACTTAAATTAAGTTCgcaattgattttttctttttttaataaaaataaagctGCCAGAGGCAATTTTTAACCAATTAGCATGCAATTAACTGTAAATTAATTCTccacaaaatattatacaaaaCAATGGCCCGGGgaaaattgataaatgtAGAATAGTTTTACTTATGATGAATTATAAGTTCTATGAGTTCCGTCAATTATCTTTATAGACTATAAATTCTTTACTCACATATTTGAGTAACTTTCTGGCGGTTGAAGTAAAATTCTAAATagttttcatttttatctatTTGATCTTTTTGTTTACTAATTGTTAAACTTTTATATCTACTTCACCTAATATTCTGTTAATTGTGAATAAACCGAACCAAATTATATatgtttaaaaataaaaaaaaattggaaatgCCTATTACTCATGTTAGATATTTATGGTCTTTATACATACAACAGTAGATATACTAGTTTGGGATAAAATATAGTATAACGTGGATATACGTTGCTAATAAAAACCCCAAATAGAAAATTTGTTGTCGTTAATTAAAGTACATCATGTAGCTTCCACAGGATAAACTAAGCATGAGAGGCACATAACTCTTGTGAGGTTAATTAggtgaaaaaattttcaggTATAGACGACGATGAATTGACTTCTCTTGTCCAAAAATTAATGTATAAATTGCCAGCAGTTTAGTCGACATCTAACatttatctttttatatatattctataattttaattcctACTCAGAAGGGTAGGAGGTTTCTATACTATAAAACAATCTACAAAAAAAGAGTTATTCTCTAAATCTTGACTAACaccaatattaatattaaggaTTCTAATGCCGtacaaataatatgttTTTAGTATAGAGAGCTCTTACTCTTCTCACCAGGAATAACAAGTATATAAATGAATACAAAAGTACTAACATATAATCGATATTGGGCTGTctatttatactttttattttcacaACATGAAGAGCCAATTCATGATCGTTTACCTTTTAGTGACTTAATGCCTAGGTTTCCTGATTAGAATATCAGCGAGTCCATGATGGATTATAGAAACTTATTACCCATCAGATTActtcattatatatatcctATAACCCATAAATTACCTAACTgagatttttattagttatATTGGCTGCATTATATACTCTCATACTGTTGTAACTAGGTAAATATTACTTGTTCTACGTATAAAGGACTAATCTATAGtatcatcaatatttgacaataaaatatgtaaaaataaatataaagatacGAACTTATAAATAGAAGTAATGTAGGCTATTTTTaggttttattttcaaatataaagagTTAACTCATGACCAATGCcagatgaaatttttctatttagTTTAGCtgattaatatattatgaAGTTTATATTGAAGCATAAAATACTGTGAAGCATCACtactttaatattaaatcttACTATCTTATTAGTTAATCTTTTGTAATGTGTATTACTCTGTTAGCAAATCAATTGGTACATAAATTGCTTAATTGGGACCTTATTAGTTATATTGCAAGTACACTATACTCCTCTATTATTCCTAAACTATgagttattatttagttAACATATAAAGACATGTTATCTTAAATAACTTTAATTAGTAGTatcatatatttcaaagGATATCAATTCATTATACCTATCCATGAGACGCTATATTTTGGATATCTGCAAAAACTGAAACAAATAAGGGGAGTATTAGAATATTAGTACCACAACAGGTTTCACTATAACCAAAAGgagataaattaaataggagaataatattaaaatagcACACTATATAAACTGGCAAAGTAAATAATCACTATATAAAATAACtagattaaataattcagtaCAAAGATACTATATCAAACTAAAAcatcaaaaataaagaatgcATCACTCTGTGAaacattatttgaaatcatATCATTTATGAAACAATTTTGTGACACGGTAGTAATATCTGGTGATTGTTTTGATTCCAACACATTTTGTTGTTCTTGTATTGTCAAGTCTTCGCTTGTAATATCTAAAGTATCTCTAATGATATCAGCATGGTTTTCGAATAGCAAACTACTATCTATCGTCTCAAAtgattcattaatatcattaatatctcTCAAATTACCTGAAAGCTCATCAGAGTCTTTACAAAGATCCCTTTCAGTATTACCGAAGAATAGTTCGCCAAAAGTATCATCACACATAGATATAGGGCCCACTACTGGTATTTCCTCTGTAATTGTATCTTCAAGACAAGAAAACTCCTCTTGAATCCAATCAATACCACAATCACCTATCaacttattaaattcttcatcaaacACCttcattgaattatttgttggATCCATACCTGTAATTCTTATATCGTCTTCTATTCTTGAAAAGTTTTTAACTACCTTAGCAGCAATATTCCTCTTCTTTGGTCTACATTTGATAACTTTTCCCttgacatttttttttgaagataGTAATCCTTTATTATTGTAATTATTGGTTAATTTAAGATTTTTTAGcatttctttatcttcaatTGGCTTTAGTTTATCGTCGCAAATATTACCTTGTGACATATTTTGTACCCATTGTTTTAATTCACTTCTTTATTAAGCCTATTTTTTCCCCAATCAATAGCAAACAAGAGTTTTACATCACCttttatcaatttattGCAGTAGGAACGGAACAATGACGATACAGTATTAGTCAATTGCTTGTTTCCTCTATAATCTTTGGGATACTTTTTAATTAGCAAATCTTTGATTTTAGCAGTTGTTAGTCCCTTTCTGTAACGATTTTGGGAAAGAAGCTGCATTGCCCTTGTGAATACTAGTTTAGAGTCATTCATTGTTGGCTCAGAAACAGTTTTGGAAGAACCACGGTAAGGGTCCCAATATCCCTTGCATGcaaaatattcatcaaAATAAGTAATATCATGTCCATTTTCCTTACAGGTaggaaattttattttaccaTTCGTTGAGATAgcttttaaatatttatacgAATCTTTTGGGACTATTTGTGAGGTTAACATTAGATTTACCCATGTTAAGGAgctgttattatttctacTTGAGCTGTATGTTGTAATACACTCTTCCAAGTCTTCAAATGCAATACCAGCCATTTTATGTTATAATAGTAGTGATCTTTGTTAGCTAGTGTACTAGagttaattttctttagcATTTTGGAATGGATACAATTTGGATTATTGTAGAATTAGTCGTTCAATTTATACACTTCCATATAcccttttttattataatcaatcaaatagaattaatgtatttttaaaaagaaagtgTCTAGTTTAAAGGATTGTTCTAtctattatatttgttCTAAAATTACTCTAAGTGGAAAAGTTAtggaataaataataagagTTAATCTATTCAAAAAACCCTTAGCACATGCTAAAGAATGTATTTTACCATTCTTAGCTTAATTAACCCCACTTATGCATTGTTATTGCATATTACTCTTCTTTTTTAGGAAATCCTAGTGTTAAACTAGGGATTAAAAGTCCCCACCTCATGAATTAAGGATAATACTTGCCACAAAAACGATTTAAATTTCCACTTTCAAAAAAAGGAGTtgacaaaaatatatcaattcTATTCTTCTGCTTTACAGCTGAGTAATTCATTGCTTATTATGTgttcttttatttgttaatttgaagccttttatattttacatTAGCCGCTAATATTAGGGATAACGTCAGTTCTAAAGAAGTTGTCACAAAACAAAGTCTTCCtggaatttttcttatGTAATTTAAAACCGTAACAACTATAAACtgatttataatattagtagaaatattcttttgtGGCGTCATTTTGTGAAACACTTTTAgactttaaaatatcacaGAATTTTGTTATATCGTGTTTTATTAccgaaaaaaaataaaaggtTTGAAAACTCCGAATTCCAAAAGAACAGAAATATCGAAAATAGCAAATCTTGAAACAAAGACagagaatataaaaaactTAGATTATAGAAATACTCGAATCAATTTATATGAGATAAGAGTTGACTATTTACTTAGCCATTTTACTTCGAGTACtaaaaagtttatttagagtatttttaatattagttATATTTGATGATCTGCTTTAGTTGTCTTCATTTTgagaataaatataaaatatcatatttatttgcttTGGCCTCTTGGTGATCATTAGACCAGCTTATTAGTTCATGGATTtagtattatatattattaatagttaTGGATTCGGCTTGCTAAAAGctaatgattttttaagacactttcaaaatcaattcACTAGaagtaaaaattaaagcTTGAATCCTATATACGCACAAGTATCAGGTTCGTCTGTAAGACTCTTCTTACTCCATTTGTTATTCAATTCTCAACCCAGTTCTACACAGATTTTGGCCAAAATGAAACATTATAAACTGGAAATGATTCACTGAATGCACTATGGGAAAATTAATCCGCCAACTTCCTGATACTGAGCCCGGTATATCATTTAGTGTGCACTAGATACTTCTCATTTGGACAAATATTCATGTTTTACGATAATATACTTATAgtatagaaaatattaatttgaagcaatgaaaatatatatctgtTTTAGCTTTTCATTAATgcttattaataataaattcatttaCCCAATTTTATATCTAAGTTCATGTTcctaaaatattttcctttCATTTGAAATGAATTTCAACTCATAAAATCATAATTGAGTAATTTTCATGTATtaagaaaacaaaatgCAAATCGTTCGAAGTAATCACtcagataataataacatatCGATGGATAACTACAAATTCTTTGCCTGTATATACGCCACTGCCAAGAAATTGTTGTtgaattcaatattaaaatcttgacaagaaatatctaaaaatattgaatgcATAATTTCGTAACCTAAATTTATGGGCCTAATACCTTCAAGATATCAACTAGATTAGAATGTGTCAAATAAAATCGAAAAACTTTTCACAAAGGCAAtttaggaaaaaaaattctcaaATAGAATAGGCACACGATTTCAGCCAAATTGTCGATttaatcattattatcttaGCAATATTCGCTTACAAACAcgaaaaaaacaaaattctttttttattttttcttacaACAAATTACATATggtttttctttaattctCTGGGCACTTCTTCAAttcataaaataaataagttGGAATATgcaataaaaagaaaattataatcatatttGCCAAATAAAGAAGCATACTAACcgaataataattacttTACTGCATAATTAATGCGGGGACAACTCATTCTTTAGAATCATTTCttatgataaaaaaaagcaacGATACTATCAAGTAAAAATCTCATACCCCAGATTCTTTCAAGTAATTCcgtttttcttttcagcAACTCTTTCCTCTTTTTACCGTGTTTCACTCTTACTTCTATAATAAACtgataaaaagaaataaaattggGTCAAATGCTTCCAAAAATTTTCGACAATAAGGTATTGCATCCCGTAAGTCGAATACTTGATGCTTTAGAGCTGATAGAAAACAGTATCAATGACGTCTATCAAGCCTGCaaagatattaattcaCAGGAAACGGTGGGATCTTTACTCTTTCAGACAAGATATCTCTTCAATATTTACGTGGTGTCGGAAGGTTTGTTCCGACGCTTTAAGAAAAACCGCAGGACCAAAGAGATATTCCGCGCGATGCTCCGGCACTACGAAGTTTCTTAGTTTTTCCGGGATGCCTGGATTTTGGTTCGAAAAACAAATGAGTGAAATTTTCCGCCTAATTCGGTAAGACAAATGCAGTtcaatggaaaaaaataaattacgAGCGATGCTCATCACAGAGTTTAAAGTACGGTTCTTCTAACTTGTTCCTGTTCAACAACtgttttaatattagaagaattttgTAATCACCTTATTGGTGCAGCCATTTCTTTCTGCAGGCATTTTGCTACCTCAGAGAAACGACTGCACCGGTATACACAGATCCAGACACGAGAAAGTGGATGCTAAGACAAATTTTtcgaaatttttcaaagcaTTCAAATTTCCAACTAATGTTACCTGGACATCCTTAACACTATCCTTTTCCCCAATCCCTCCAGAAAATTTGCGAAAAGGAAACCATAGATAATAAAGCAGCACTATTGGCGATAAGGCTCATATTGCATTCGTCTTACCGTTTACTGTTTTGCCAATGTTCTCAATTGGCAATTATCCTAATTCCAGTAAGATGAGAATTCGTAATTAgtatttgttaaaaagtataaatatcaattgCTAAATTGTATTTACActtgaaaatttttgtatttggAGCGAATTagcatttttatttaattttattttatgttACTTTTAagcttttattttaattactCTTcagtttttaattttaagaaGATGTAATACCaaacaaaatcaattgCGTTAATTAAAATGGTTCATTTAGGTCCAAAGAAACCACAACACAGAAAGGGCTCCATGGCTGATGTCCCtcaaaatttgaaagatcAAATACATGCCTTAGAAACCATCTTTACCGTTTCCGATGCCAAATTAAAGGCAGTTACCAAGCATTTCATTGGCGAATTAGATAAAGGTTTATCAAAGACCGGCGGTACTATTCCAATGATTCCAGGTTGGGTTATGGATTATCCAACTGGTAAAGAATCTGGTGATTTCTTAGCTATTGATTTGGGTGGTACTAATTTGAGGGTTGTTTTAGTTAAATTGGGTGGTGATCGTACTTTTGATACAACTCAATCTAAATATAAGTTACCAGGCCCAATGAGAGTCACAAAAAACAGAGATGAGTTATTTGCTTTCATTGCTGATTCCCTAAAGAGTTTTGTTGATGAACAATTCCCAGAAGGGGTCTCTTCCCCAATCCCATTGGGTTTCACCTTCTCTTTCCCAGCTtctcaaaataaaattaacgAAGGTGTCTTACAAACATGGACTAAAGGTTTCGATATTCCAAATGTTGAAGGTCATGATGTTATTCCATTATTACAAGAACAATTggaaaagagaaaaatcCCAATTAATGTTGTTGCTTTAATCAATGATACTACTGGTACTTTAGTTGCTTCCTTATATTCCGATTCAGAAACTAAGATGGGTGTCATTTTCGGTACCGGTGTTAATGGTGCTTATTACGAAGTTgttaaagatattgaaaaattagatgGTAAGTTGGCTGACGACATTCCAGCTTCTTCTCCAATGGCTATCAACTGTGAATATGGTTCTTTCGACAGTGAACATGCAATTTTACCAAGAACTAAATACgatgttattattgatgaaCAATCACCAAGACCAAACCAACAAGCTTTCGAAAAAATGTCTTCTGGTTACTATTTAGGGGAATTATTACGTTTAGTTTTGGTTGAATTACATGAACAAGGtttcatttttaagaaCCAAGATGTCAGCAAATTAAATACCCCATACATCATGGATACTTCTTATCCATCTAGAATTGAAGACGATCCATTCGA is a window of Henningerozyma blattae CBS 6284 chromosome 5, complete genome DNA encoding:
- the TBLA0E00100 gene encoding uncharacterized protein, with translation MSQGNICDDKLKPIEDKEMLKNLKLTNNYNNKGLLSSKKNVKGKVIKCRPKKRNIAAKVVKNFSRIEDDIRITGMDPTNNSMKVFDEEFNKLIGDCGIDWIQEEFSCLEDTITEEIPVVGPISMCDDTFGELFFGNTERDLCKDSDELSGNLRDINDINESFETIDSSLLFENHADIIRDTLDITSEDLTIQEQQNVLESKQSPDITTVSQNCFINDMISNNVSQSDAFFIFDVLV
- the TBLA0E00110 gene encoding uncharacterized protein (similar to Saccharomyces cerevisiae HXK1 (YFR053C) and HXK2 (YGL253W); ancestral locus Anc_3.581), translating into MVHLGPKKPQHRKGSMADVPQNLKDQIHALETIFTVSDAKLKAVTKHFIGELDKGLSKTGGTIPMIPGWVMDYPTGKESGDFLAIDLGGTNLRVVLVKLGGDRTFDTTQSKYKLPGPMRVTKNRDELFAFIADSLKSFVDEQFPEGVSSPIPLGFTFSFPASQNKINEGVLQTWTKGFDIPNVEGHDVIPLLQEQLEKRKIPINVVALINDTTGTLVASLYSDSETKMGVIFGTGVNGAYYEVVKDIEKLDGKLADDIPASSPMAINCEYGSFDSEHAILPRTKYDVIIDEQSPRPNQQAFEKMSSGYYLGELLRLVLVELHEQGFIFKNQDVSKLNTPYIMDTSYPSRIEDDPFENLENTDELFQADLGIETSTVERKLIRRVSELIGTRAARLAVCGIAAICQKRGYETGHIAADGSVYNLYPDFKQRAAEGLASIYDWTMPMEEHPIKIVPAEDGSGAGAAIIAALTQKRLAAGKTVGTI